GGCCGAGGAGGGCGCCCGCCGCCAGATCGCGATGACGTCTCACACGGACGACCCCGAACGGGAACACGCCTACCTCTCCTTCGTCCGCGAGATCTCGCCTCGGTGGAAGCAATTGACGCAGCGGTTCAACGAGGCCTACCTGGCGAATCCCAGCCGGCGTGCGCTGCCCGCCTATTACCGGGTCTTCGACCGCGAGGTCGAGAACCACGCCGCCCTTCACCGAGAGGAGAACCTCCCGCTTCAGGTGACGGAAGCGGAACTAGGGCAGCAGTATCAAAAGCTCCGCGGGGCGATGACCGTCGTGTTCCGCGGACGGGAGTACACCCTGGAGCAGGTAAGCCGGTTCTTGCAGGATCCGGACCGGACGGTCAGGCAGGAGGTCTGGGGCCTGACCGTGGCGCGTCTGCGTCAGGACCGGGAGGCGCTCGAAACGCTCTTCGACCGGCTCCGAGATGTCCGGTCCCGCATCGCGCGCAACGCAGGCTTTGAATCGTACCGGGACTACGCCTTCCGCGCGCGCGAACGGTTCGACTACGGTCCGGAAGAATGCCTGCGGTTTCACGACGCGGTCGAGGCCTCCTTTGTCCCGCTGGCCGGCCGAGTGGCCGAGGAGCGGCGCCGGCTGTTGGGCATCCCGACGCTGCGGCCGTGGGACGTCGAGGTCGATCCGCTCCATCGCGCGCCTCTTCCGGAGTTCGAGCGGGTCGAGGATCTCCTCGATCGCTGCGAGGCGGTGTTCCATAAAATTCATCCCGAGTTGGGCGACCAGTTTCGCTTCATGCGCGTTCATGGGCTGCTCGATCTGGAGCGGCGGAAAGGGAAGGCCCCGGGAGGGTACCAGCAGACGCTGCACGAACGCCGCTGGCCGTTCATTTTTCTGAACGTCCCCCCGTCCAAGGATGTCCAGACGATCCTCCATGAAGCCGGGCACGCCTTCCACGCCCTGGCCGCGCGTGAAGAGCCGCTCATCGCGTACCGCAGCGCCCCGCCCGAGTTCGCCGAGGTCGCGTCCATGGGGATGGAGCTCCTCAGCGCCCCCCATCTCGAGATCATCTATCCGGATCCGGCGGACGGACGCCGCGCGTTGCGCGCGCTGCTCGAAGGGATTGTCGCCCCCACGGGCATGCCGTGGATCGCGACGATCGACGCGTTCCAGCACTGGCTCTACTCACATCCGGACCACGGGCCGGAGGACCGGCGCCGGGCGTGGGTGGCGCTCTACCGGCGCTTCCACCCGTCGATCGACTGGTCGGGGCACGAGGACGTCCTCGATTATCTGTGGCACAGACAGCTGCATCTTTTTCTCTATCCCTTCTATTACATCGAGTATGGTGTCGCGCAGATGGGCGCCCTCCAGATCTGGAGCCGG
The genomic region above belongs to bacterium and contains:
- a CDS encoding M3 family oligoendopeptidase produces the protein MRSAIDPQKAFPRRLVPPDANAGRWDEIERVAQVLLVQAPGTPQALERWLEEVSETAAWVAEEGARRQIAMTSHTDDPEREHAYLSFVREISPRWKQLTQRFNEAYLANPSRRALPAYYRVFDREVENHAALHREENLPLQVTEAELGQQYQKLRGAMTVVFRGREYTLEQVSRFLQDPDRTVRQEVWGLTVARLRQDREALETLFDRLRDVRSRIARNAGFESYRDYAFRARERFDYGPEECLRFHDAVEASFVPLAGRVAEERRRLLGIPTLRPWDVEVDPLHRAPLPEFERVEDLLDRCEAVFHKIHPELGDQFRFMRVHGLLDLERRKGKAPGGYQQTLHERRWPFIFLNVPPSKDVQTILHEAGHAFHALAAREEPLIAYRSAPPEFAEVASMGMELLSAPHLEIIYPDPADGRRALRALLEGIVAPTGMPWIATIDAFQHWLYSHPDHGPEDRRRAWVALYRRFHPSIDWSGHEDVLDYLWHRQLHLFLYPFYYIEYGVAQMGALQIWSRALRSSDGAVAAYREALALGGSRPLPELFATAGARFGFGAEVMAPLAASLGDALTEVSYT